The following are encoded together in the Cardinium endosymbiont of Culicoides punctatus genome:
- a CDS encoding Rpn family recombination-promoting nuclease/putative transposase, which produces MEKLTPRVDIVFKKLFGVEENKDLLISLINSIVNEEDQVADITLLNPYNHRNFRQDKLSILDIKAESCTGKRFNIEIQITDAKDYDKRALYYWAKLYTEQLEISRSYDILSKAIGIHILNFTSIPKSDKYHNIFHIKETDNNIHYFKDLELHTIELKKFISDKDSKLSDIVSKVSSGLDRWVTFLSRHDLLNKEHLPSALNDSSIKKALDVLDVMNFNSEEKEVYEDHLKWIRTEALAVKTAEEKGEKIGLEKGKKEERYTTALKMLGLGINIDTISIVTTFSRKEIISIMEENNLSILD; this is translated from the coding sequence ATGGAAAAGCTAACCCCCAGAGTAGACATTGTCTTTAAAAAACTATTCGGCGTTGAAGAGAATAAAGACTTATTGATATCACTTATTAATTCTATTGTTAATGAAGAAGATCAAGTAGCAGACATTACCTTATTGAATCCTTATAATCATCGGAACTTTAGACAGGATAAGTTATCTATCTTAGATATTAAAGCAGAGAGCTGTACAGGAAAGCGGTTTAATATTGAAATACAGATTACCGATGCCAAAGACTACGATAAGCGCGCATTGTATTACTGGGCTAAATTGTATACGGAGCAATTAGAAATTTCTAGAAGCTATGATATTTTATCCAAAGCCATCGGTATCCATATACTTAACTTTACCAGTATTCCTAAATCAGATAAGTACCATAATATATTTCATATTAAGGAAACAGATAATAATATACATTACTTCAAAGACCTAGAATTACACACCATAGAGTTAAAGAAATTTATTAGTGACAAAGATTCAAAACTATCCGACATCGTCTCTAAAGTAAGTAGTGGATTAGACAGATGGGTTACCTTTTTATCCCGTCATGATTTATTAAACAAAGAGCATTTACCCTCTGCGTTAAATGACAGCAGTATAAAAAAAGCGTTAGACGTCTTAGACGTTATGAACTTTAATTCAGAAGAAAAAGAAGTTTATGAAGATCATTTAAAATGGATTCGCACAGAAGCCTTGGCTGTTAAAACAGCCGAAGAGAAAGGCGAAAAGATTGGATTAGAGAAAGGTAAAAAAGAAGAACGTTATACAACCGCCTTAAAGATGTTAGGATTGGGCATCAATATAGACACCATATCCATTGTTACCACCTTTTCAAGAAAAGAAATTATTTCTATTATGGAAGAAAATAACTTAAGTATACTGGACTGA
- a CDS encoding DUF6048 family protein: protein MANDKVQKNNTFPAALYFGVDFAKTCTGWYNKTGSMYEINGSIDLNNILLDVDYGFGAIHYDKQMQKGSFSHTDGRYFRVGLGYNLLSSTFDHNQFFIGLRYARSFFNFQLKSNKLQCKHKPEEDCKQRCSAPLSLSDLKGKGIAHWWEIIAGGKVRVINIVYIGCTARYKFGKKMEDKLHILPFDIPGFGLEEHEHAFGYSFYIILGIPLQKEMKTAKTATSTKKL from the coding sequence ATGGCAAATGATAAAGTTCAAAAAAATAATACTTTCCCTGCCGCTTTATATTTTGGCGTTGACTTTGCTAAAACTTGTACTGGCTGGTACAACAAGACAGGTAGTATGTATGAGATAAATGGATCTATTGATTTAAATAATATTTTATTGGATGTAGATTATGGATTTGGAGCAATTCACTATGATAAGCAAATGCAGAAAGGCTCTTTTTCGCACACAGATGGGCGTTATTTTAGAGTAGGACTTGGTTATAACCTTTTATCTTCCACCTTTGACCATAATCAGTTTTTTATAGGCTTGCGCTATGCAAGAAGCTTTTTTAATTTTCAACTAAAGAGTAATAAGTTGCAATGCAAGCACAAACCAGAAGAAGATTGCAAACAAAGATGTAGTGCACCACTGTCTCTGAGCGATCTAAAAGGCAAAGGGATAGCTCATTGGTGGGAAATTATAGCAGGAGGCAAGGTACGAGTTATTAACATAGTGTATATTGGCTGTACGGCACGGTATAAATTTGGTAAAAAGATGGAAGATAAACTTCATATCCTACCATTTGACATCCCTGGCTTTGGACTAGAGGAACATGAACATGCCTTTGGATACAGCTTTTATATTATATTAGGTATACCATTACAAAAAGAAATGAAAACAGCCAAAACAGCTACTTCTACTAAAAAACTTTAA
- a CDS encoding lipoprotein signal peptidase produces the protein MKQYLKCFSILLFIILLDQVSKLWVYHNMEMGPGGQIHILGNFLKLTYTLNPGMAFGIQIGLKYGKLFLSILRILASTGIAWYIIRFLKKHGPTIYIWGWVSVLAGAIGNSIDSIFYGVCLGNTPSDAPINWFYGQVIDMIHVDIWSGVMPNWMPIWGGYEVYCLPVFNIADVAIFIGLLIVMRSFHPITIVEEDQAKS, from the coding sequence ATGAAGCAGTACCTTAAATGCTTTTCCATCTTATTATTTATCATTCTTTTAGATCAGGTATCTAAACTTTGGGTCTATCACAACATGGAAATGGGACCTGGTGGACAAATCCATATTTTAGGTAATTTTTTAAAACTTACCTATACATTGAATCCTGGTATGGCTTTTGGCATTCAAATAGGGCTAAAATATGGAAAATTATTTCTATCGATACTACGCATTCTTGCTTCCACGGGTATTGCTTGGTATATCATTCGCTTTTTAAAAAAACATGGTCCTACTATTTATATTTGGGGATGGGTATCGGTATTAGCAGGTGCTATTGGTAATAGTATAGATAGTATTTTCTATGGTGTTTGCTTAGGAAATACACCTTCTGATGCTCCAATCAACTGGTTTTATGGACAGGTAATAGATATGATTCATGTCGATATTTGGTCAGGTGTTATGCCTAATTGGATGCCCATATGGGGTGGCTATGAAGTCTACTGTCTTCCTGTATTCAACATAGCTGATGTGGCTATATTTATTGGTCTATTGATTGTTATGCGCTCATTTCATCCAATAACTATAGTTGAGGAAGACCAAGCAAAAAGTTAA
- a CDS encoding RING finger domain-containing protein — protein MFLTKSAKVLIALKSGYNKIVEILINIDKGSKLEYSLKTGKIKLFKTLFNQREKKTVYDVEKEEMSETCTICLDKLNNSSESETGSDKDIHAIKLKCGHLFHLDCLFSWINVRKPDTTCPYCRKAIN, from the coding sequence GTGTTTTTAACTAAAAGTGCGAAAGTCCTGATTGCATTAAAGAGTGGTTATAACAAAATAGTTGAAATCTTAATAAATATTGATAAAGGTTCAAAACTAGAATATTCACTTAAAACAGGTAAAATAAAATTATTTAAAACTTTATTTAACCAAAGAGAAAAAAAAACTGTTTATGATGTTGAGAAAGAGGAAATGTCAGAAACATGTACTATTTGTTTAGATAAATTAAATAATTCTTCCGAATCTGAAACTGGTTCTGATAAAGATATACATGCAATCAAATTAAAATGTGGTCATCTATTTCATTTAGATTGTTTATTTAGTTGGATTAATGTTCGTAAGCCAGATACTACATGTCCATATTGTCGAAAAGCCATTAATTAA